The Sphaerochaeta globosa str. Buddy region TTGGTTTGCAACTACTGTCAAAATGTAGGAATACGTTGCCATACCGGAGGTATTGGGAGTGAAATTCAAGAGTTTATAGGTACCACTTGCAGAATCGATCACATCGGCTTCATCATCTGCGCCAACCAATATCCGTTCAATTCCCACCTGGGCAGGAGTGATGGCATTCTGGAGGTTGAAGGGTGTCACCGTGGCAGTAACCGTAAGCGGAATGGCAACATTTGTTTTAATCGCATACGTAAAGGAAGCTCCAGCAGTATTGAAAGCATCATCCACGTTGGTAGAAGAGACAATAACCGGGGAACCTTCTGTCGTTTCCAGAAACCCGTGTATCAAGTATTCAGGAACTTTGGTAGTGAGTGAAATGGTTACTTGTGCTGGATTAGTCGGAGCTGCAAATACAGCCAGCTGGAGAAACACAAGCAGCACAATGGAACTATATCGTTTCATGAAGTAGTGGTTACCTCCTGGAAAAATGTGCAAGATCTTTCCCGTTCGCTTCTACGGGAAACTATACAGCTAGAGAAAAACATATGTCAATACATAGATGTTTCTCCATTGAATAGTCACCAAATCTAAACACATATTTTATTTTATTTACTTTTTTTATATATAGTTAATATGTTTTTTGCTTATGACATCCTTTCTCAAGCAATCTGAATGAATATACACTCGTTTCTCGATATGCATACACAAACATCTCACGGCAAACCACCAGTCGTTCTGTCACAATGAAAGAAGTAATTGCCGATGTAATAAGTGAAAGAGAGAAGAGAATCTTCCCTCATTTCAAACAACCCACTACTTCATCGACACTTATAGAATTTTATAAAATTTATTTCTTTTACCATACTTATAACATATTCCATTGATATGTGATTGCTTTTCAAGAAAAAATAGCGTATACAAGAGATTGTAGTATGTATACAGTTGCAACTACAGATGTCTAAGGGCACTAGTAAGGAAATGAATAAGATGAGCGGAAACAGTATCACCGGAACTGAAACCAAATCGACAACAATTGCAAACAAGCTCGAGGAGGAAATCCTCGCTAAAAAATATAAAGCAGGGGAAACACTTCCCAGCCAGCATGACCTGGCTACCCAATTCAATGCATCCAGCAGAAGCGTACGTGAAGCCTTCAAGAATTTGGAGGCCAAAGGGCTTATCAGTGTAAAGCAAGGCAAGAAAGCTATTGTAAAAAGCAACAGCCTCGACCAGTTTGTGGAGTCGCTGTCCGCCTCGATGATCAGTAAGCAAGCACCGGACAAGAAGTTGCTCACCGACCTAATGCAAGTGCGCACTACCATTGAAGTCTCTGCAGCCAGAGAGCTCTCCCGTGACCCCAACAGAATGCTGATCGTCCGTTCTCTCGACCGCGCCTGCACCAAAATGGAGCACCTGCTGCCGAGCCTCGATGGTGCAAAGGACACGGAAGCGATCAAGCAATATAAAGCAACTGAGTTTGAGTTCCATGCAGCCCTGATCAAATCAAACGACAACATCATCCTCAGCAGCATCTATGAGAACCTCGCTCCCCAACTCTACGCCGCCATGGACAGGCTTCCTGAAACATACAGTGAACAAAAGAAGAAAGTGAATGAGTATCGCTATTTGGTGGATGCCCTGGTCAACGGACAAACCGACCTTGCAGTAGCACTGACGCTGGTGAACCTTACCAATATCAAGGATAAGTTCGAGACCCTCGACCTGTAGTACTTGCTCTTCCTGCAAGAACGCTGTCGCACATTTGCGGCAGCGTTTTTATTTGTCCCCGGTCTGGTACAAGTTACATCCAAAAGAACCAAAATCGAGCAACGCTGCGATTTGGAATCGGTTCTCCTTTACCTTATTTCTTGCAATATCACAATGTACAAAGCTAGAAGGAAGTGGGCTTATCCTATGTCCGATGTTAGGATTCTTAGGACTAACTTATTACACAATTAGCAACTGATGACATCATTTGTTTTTTTGATATCCAAGTATTGCATATAATTAAGAAATATCTTATATTTGCTCTGTAAGCAAACTTAGAACGTATGACATGTATAGGTCTTACATTGCTTCGCACAACAAGGAACTAGAAATGGACTACATTTCACAAACTAAATCAGCAAGAATAGCTTCGTCATTGGAGGAGATGATCTTGGACAACCGCCTGAAAAGCGGCTCCTTTCTTCCTTCACAACAAGTACTTGCCGATCAATTCAATACGTCCAGCCGGCCCATCCGTGAAGCATTGAAGCTTCTCGAAGCCAAAGGCTTGGTCATCATTTCCCAAGGAAGAAGGGCTCAAGTCAGAAGCAACAACCTCGACCAGTATGTTGAGTCCATCTCCACCACCATTGTAAACAGCAAGATCAGTCAGGCAAAACTGATGCGCAACCTCATGCAGGTGCGTATCACGGTTGCTACCAGTGCAGCAAGAGGTTTTTCCCGTCTTGAAAACCGGGATGAGTACCTTGCACAGCTTTGGAATGCCAGCAACCGCATGGAAGCCTCGATCCCCTTCATCTTCCAAAAGGATGCCAAGGCACATGCTGATTATTTGAAGGCGGAAGGCGAAATCCATCGAACCTTGGTATTCGCCAACGGCAACCAAATACTTTCCTGCATTTATGACAACCTTTCCCCGCTTTTGGACAGTGCGATGAATTCGATCAAGTTCACCCCGACCCAAATGGAGAAACGTTCCAAAGACTACTCCTATCTGTGTGAAGCACTGCAGAACGGGCAAACCGACCTTGCAGTTGCTTTAGTACTGGTTACGCTCACCATGCTCGAAAGCAAGGTGATGGACCACTATCCGGATGAAAGTATAGCCATGGCTTCCTACGCCTGATCAACCTCTCTTTGGCAAGATTCCTCCATCGTGGTATAGTCCTGATGGAGGATTTTTTTATGGACGAATGCATCATACAATTGGAAC contains the following coding sequences:
- a CDS encoding FadR/GntR family transcriptional regulator, whose translation is MDYISQTKSARIASSLEEMILDNRLKSGSFLPSQQVLADQFNTSSRPIREALKLLEAKGLVIISQGRRAQVRSNNLDQYVESISTTIVNSKISQAKLMRNLMQVRITVATSAARGFSRLENRDEYLAQLWNASNRMEASIPFIFQKDAKAHADYLKAEGEIHRTLVFANGNQILSCIYDNLSPLLDSAMNSIKFTPTQMEKRSKDYSYLCEALQNGQTDLAVALVLVTLTMLESKVMDHYPDESIAMASYA
- a CDS encoding FadR/GntR family transcriptional regulator; this encodes MSGNSITGTETKSTTIANKLEEEILAKKYKAGETLPSQHDLATQFNASSRSVREAFKNLEAKGLISVKQGKKAIVKSNSLDQFVESLSASMISKQAPDKKLLTDLMQVRTTIEVSAARELSRDPNRMLIVRSLDRACTKMEHLLPSLDGAKDTEAIKQYKATEFEFHAALIKSNDNIILSSIYENLAPQLYAAMDRLPETYSEQKKKVNEYRYLVDALVNGQTDLAVALTLVNLTNIKDKFETLDL